A window of Pyrobaculum aerophilum str. IM2 contains these coding sequences:
- a CDS encoding 50S ribosomal protein L30e, whose protein sequence is MIDISRELQVAINTGKVVIGFEETKKALLTGAPKLIILAANAPKWARDDIEYYAKLAGVPIFVFPGSSIELGAAAKRPHKIMALAVIDAGQSEILKLAEQHA, encoded by the coding sequence GTGATTGATATAAGCAGAGAGCTCCAAGTCGCCATTAATACCGGCAAGGTGGTAATAGGCTTTGAAGAAACTAAAAAGGCCTTATTAACCGGCGCTCCGAAATTAATAATACTAGCGGCGAACGCCCCCAAATGGGCGAGAGATGATATAGAATATTATGCCAAACTCGCCGGCGTTCCTATATTTGTTTTCCCAGGTTCTAGTATTGAGCTGGGCGCTGCCGCGAAGAGGCCCCATAAAATTATGGCGCTGGCCGTTATAGACGCTGGTCAGAGCGAGATATTAAAGCTCGCGGAGCAGCATGCCTGA
- a CDS encoding NusA-like transcription termination signal-binding factor, producing MPDIRLTEEEIRYATLFESITGVTPIDVVIDPEYSRIIYVVQKNQAAIAVGKGGSNVKMLRQIVGKDVEVVEAGDTPEELIKNSLYPAKVIMVKVTKAPSGAKVAITTVAPEDKGVAIGKNGRNIARAKLLAKRYYDIEKIILA from the coding sequence ATGCCTGACATACGGCTAACTGAGGAGGAAATTAGATACGCAACGCTTTTTGAAAGCATTACTGGCGTGACTCCAATTGACGTTGTTATAGATCCCGAGTATTCTCGAATAATTTACGTGGTTCAGAAAAACCAAGCGGCTATTGCGGTGGGGAAAGGCGGTTCCAACGTGAAGATGTTGAGGCAAATAGTAGGAAAAGATGTCGAGGTTGTGGAGGCCGGGGACACGCCTGAGGAATTAATTAAAAACAGCCTCTATCCTGCGAAGGTGATTATGGTTAAAGTCACTAAGGCGCCCTCCGGGGCTAAAGTGGCGATAACAACCGTGGCGCCGGAGGACAAGGGGGTGGCAATAGGCAAAAACGGCAGGAACATTGCCAGGGCTAAGCTACTGGCGAAGAGATATTACGACATAGAGAAGATAATCCTAGCCTAG
- a CDS encoding DNA-directed RNA polymerase subunit D, whose product MARATVVERGEYFLKAVVEGVPPSLVNSLRRVIISELPVMAIDNVVVVNNTSVMYDEMLAHRLGLIPLTTPLQSLPPYEDCVSGLADPSECSTRLTLQVTAEGDTTIYSGDLASDRPDVVPVYKDIPIVKLVKGQSIVLEAYAKLGVAKDHAKWQAATASYYYYPKVVVKSENCREMCKEICRQLENPIECSFNKAWTCKDLCKEGLEVTWDKNKYVFWVESFGNYDVNTALREAFRILKRKFAVFAEELFRRASVETKV is encoded by the coding sequence ATGGCTAGGGCTACAGTTGTAGAACGAGGCGAGTATTTTCTTAAGGCCGTTGTTGAAGGCGTCCCGCCGTCGCTTGTTAATTCCCTAAGGCGGGTAATAATATCAGAGCTTCCCGTCATGGCCATAGACAATGTAGTCGTTGTAAATAACACGTCAGTAATGTACGATGAAATGCTCGCCCACAGGCTTGGTTTAATCCCCTTGACAACGCCTTTACAATCGCTTCCTCCATATGAAGACTGCGTCTCTGGGCTTGCGGATCCCTCAGAGTGTAGCACTAGGTTAACGTTACAAGTCACCGCTGAGGGCGATACAACAATTTACTCCGGAGATTTGGCATCTGATAGACCCGATGTAGTCCCTGTATATAAAGATATACCAATTGTTAAACTTGTGAAGGGGCAGAGCATAGTCCTTGAGGCGTATGCAAAACTAGGCGTTGCCAAAGATCACGCGAAGTGGCAGGCAGCAACGGCGAGTTATTACTATTATCCCAAAGTAGTAGTTAAGAGTGAAAATTGTCGTGAAATGTGTAAAGAAATATGTAGACAGCTTGAGAATCCCATTGAATGTTCTTTTAATAAAGCGTGGACTTGTAAAGATTTATGTAAAGAAGGTCTTGAGGTTACGTGGGATAAGAATAAGTACGTTTTCTGGGTGGAGTCCTTTGGGAATTATGACGTTAACACAGCGTTAAGAGAGGCGTTTAGAATTCTAAAGAGGAAATTCGCCGTTTTTGCCGAGGAGCTATTTAGGAGGGCCTCCGTCGAGACAAAAGTTTAA
- the rpoA1 gene encoding DNA-directed RNA polymerase subunit A' produces the protein MSLREEFDAIPKKVIKSIKFGVLSPEMIRKYSVMEVTTSEVYDEGGLPVRGGIADRRLGVAEPGSRCETCGQTHDVCPGHFGHIELVKPVIHVGFARIIYDVLRATCPNCGRIMLRDEEIERYRERLNKLKARWRLLALNLHEKIRKKATERMTCPHCGYKRNKVRFERPYYFYEETKSGALVKLDPEVLRERLSKVPSEDLELLGINPSVARPEWAILKVLPVPPPHVRPSIQLETGIRSEDDLTHKLVDIIRMNEKLKIAIETGAPTNVVDNLWELLQYHVATYFDNELPGIPVAKHRGGRPLKGIAQRLKGKEGRFRGSLSGKRVNFSARTVISPDPHISINEVGVPYDIAKVLTVPERVTAWNVDVLREYVIRGPESWPGANYVVTPEGRRIDLRYVKDRKALAERLAPGWIVERHLIDGDIVLFNRQPSLHRVSMMGHLVKVLPGRTFRLHLAVCPPYNADFDGDEMNLHVPQTEEARAEARALMLVEKHIITPRYGGAIIGARQDYIIGAYLLSHKSTFLTKKEVAFLLGAGKSQEDPPEPAILHPVELWTGKQIISHFLPKDLNWVQPTAFKSKCQNAYTCPTDEWIIVINGNLVKGVLDKKSIGAEQVDSLWHRIARDYSPEVARRWLDSSLRLFLRFLDLRGFTFGMDSIYIPPEAYREIDNIIKASLEKVDKLIDDFRSGHLEAMPGFTVEETFENKVTEILSKVREDAAVVVEKYIDKNSEGYLMAKTGARGSIVNIVQMVATLGQQTIRGERIRRGFRTRTLPHFPVGDIGAFSGGFVRNCFRCGLTPVEYFFHAAAGRDGLIDTAVRTAQSGYMQRRLINALQDVYVAYDGTVRFGGAMLLQYLYGEDGVDVSRSDHGKVVDIKSLKMWIR, from the coding sequence GTGTCATTAAGGGAGGAATTTGACGCCATACCTAAAAAGGTAATTAAGTCTATTAAGTTCGGCGTCCTCAGCCCCGAAATGATTAGGAAGTACAGCGTTATGGAAGTGACGACCTCGGAAGTATATGACGAAGGCGGCTTGCCTGTGCGTGGGGGTATTGCGGATAGAAGGCTGGGAGTCGCCGAGCCGGGCTCGCGGTGTGAGACCTGTGGGCAGACTCACGACGTGTGTCCCGGCCATTTTGGCCACATTGAGCTGGTGAAGCCGGTAATACACGTCGGCTTTGCCCGTATAATATACGACGTCTTGAGGGCCACGTGCCCCAACTGCGGGCGTATAATGTTGCGAGACGAGGAGATTGAGAGGTATAGGGAGAGGCTTAACAAGCTTAAGGCGAGGTGGAGGCTCTTGGCCTTGAATCTACACGAAAAAATTAGGAAGAAGGCCACGGAGCGTATGACTTGCCCCCACTGTGGTTATAAGAGGAATAAGGTTAGATTTGAGCGGCCGTATTACTTCTATGAGGAGACTAAGAGCGGCGCCTTGGTGAAGCTAGACCCCGAGGTGTTGAGGGAAAGGCTTAGTAAAGTTCCAAGTGAGGATTTAGAGCTACTCGGCATAAATCCCTCAGTGGCCAGGCCGGAGTGGGCGATTTTGAAAGTCCTCCCAGTCCCGCCTCCGCACGTGAGGCCTTCTATTCAGCTCGAAACCGGCATTAGGTCGGAGGACGACTTAACGCATAAACTCGTGGATATTATCCGGATGAATGAAAAGTTAAAAATAGCTATTGAAACCGGCGCGCCTACTAATGTCGTGGACAATTTGTGGGAATTGTTACAATACCATGTGGCTACGTATTTTGACAACGAGTTACCCGGCATCCCTGTGGCTAAGCACAGAGGGGGGAGGCCTCTGAAGGGAATAGCCCAAAGGCTTAAGGGGAAGGAGGGGCGGTTTAGGGGGTCTCTCTCAGGCAAGCGCGTTAACTTCTCGGCCCGCACTGTTATAAGCCCCGATCCTCACATTAGTATAAACGAAGTCGGCGTGCCTTACGACATCGCCAAGGTGCTGACTGTGCCTGAGAGAGTGACTGCGTGGAATGTCGACGTGCTGAGAGAATACGTCATTAGAGGCCCGGAGAGTTGGCCGGGGGCCAATTACGTCGTGACGCCCGAGGGCCGGAGAATAGATCTGCGCTACGTGAAGGACAGAAAGGCACTTGCGGAGAGGCTTGCGCCGGGTTGGATAGTGGAGAGGCATTTAATTGACGGCGATATAGTCTTATTCAACAGACAGCCCAGTTTGCACAGAGTCTCAATGATGGGACACTTAGTCAAGGTGTTGCCCGGGAGGACTTTTAGACTGCACTTGGCCGTCTGTCCGCCTTATAATGCCGATTTTGACGGCGACGAGATGAACTTACACGTTCCGCAGACGGAGGAGGCAAGGGCGGAGGCCAGGGCGTTGATGTTAGTGGAGAAACACATCATTACTCCGCGTTATGGAGGCGCCATAATTGGCGCGCGGCAGGATTACATCATAGGCGCCTATCTCCTCTCGCACAAGTCCACGTTCCTCACTAAGAAAGAAGTCGCGTTCCTACTAGGGGCTGGCAAATCGCAAGAAGATCCCCCCGAGCCGGCCATTCTCCACCCCGTGGAGCTCTGGACGGGGAAGCAGATAATATCTCACTTCTTGCCTAAGGATTTAAACTGGGTCCAGCCTACGGCGTTTAAATCAAAATGTCAAAACGCCTATACGTGCCCCACGGATGAGTGGATTATAGTAATTAACGGCAATTTGGTAAAGGGAGTTTTGGACAAAAAGTCCATAGGCGCCGAGCAAGTGGACTCCCTTTGGCATAGAATTGCCCGCGACTATTCACCCGAGGTGGCAAGAAGGTGGCTCGACTCATCTCTGCGGCTATTCTTGAGATTCCTCGACTTGCGCGGGTTCACCTTCGGCATGGACTCAATATATATCCCGCCGGAGGCATATAGGGAAATTGACAATATAATTAAGGCGAGTTTAGAAAAGGTAGATAAGCTAATCGATGATTTTAGAAGCGGCCATCTTGAGGCAATGCCGGGCTTTACCGTTGAGGAGACCTTTGAGAACAAGGTCACGGAGATATTGTCAAAAGTCCGTGAAGATGCCGCAGTTGTGGTCGAGAAGTATATTGATAAAAACTCTGAGGGTTATTTAATGGCTAAAACGGGGGCCAGAGGAAGCATTGTTAACATCGTCCAAATGGTGGCTACTCTCGGCCAGCAGACAATCAGAGGTGAGAGAATTAGGAGAGGCTTTAGAACTAGGACGTTGCCGCACTTCCCCGTTGGCGACATAGGGGCTTTCTCAGGCGGTTTTGTGAGGAACTGTTTTAGATGTGGTTTGACGCCAGTGGAGTACTTCTTCCACGCGGCCGCGGGCAGAGATGGATTAATAGACACAGCGGTGCGTACTGCTCAGTCCGGCTATATGCAGAGGCGGCTTATTAACGCGCTACAAGACGTTTATGTGGCATACGACGGCACTGTGAGATTTGGCGGGGCTATGTTATTGCAGTATCTATACGGAGAAGATGGGGTTGATGTAAGCCGTTCAGACCACGGGAAAGTGGTTGATATAAAGTCCTTGAAGATGTGGATAAGATGA
- a CDS encoding 30S ribosomal protein S12, which yields MPGKKSPYGLFAGGKLKRKRQKFRWNDVTYKRKMLGLVEKYDPLEGAPMARGIVLEKVGVEARKPNAAVRKCVRVQLVKNGKVVTAFVPLDGSLNYINEHDEVVIERIGGPEGRSLGDIPGVRFKVIKVNGVSLWAIWRGKKQKPTR from the coding sequence GTGCCCGGTAAGAAGTCGCCATATGGATTGTTCGCAGGCGGTAAGCTGAAAAGGAAACGGCAGAAGTTCAGATGGAACGACGTGACGTACAAGCGCAAAATGCTGGGCCTCGTTGAGAAATACGACCCTCTTGAGGGCGCCCCAATGGCCCGGGGCATTGTGCTGGAGAAGGTGGGGGTGGAGGCGAGAAAGCCCAACGCGGCAGTTAGAAAGTGTGTAAGAGTCCAGTTGGTTAAAAACGGGAAAGTGGTAACGGCGTTTGTCCCTCTAGACGGTAGCCTTAACTACATCAACGAACACGATGAAGTGGTTATTGAGCGTATAGGCGGACCTGAGGGTAGATCTCTCGGCGATATACCCGGCGTAAGGTTTAAAGTAATTAAAGTAAACGGCGTCTCGCTCTGGGCCATTTGGCGGGGCAAGAAGCAGAAGCCTACAAGGTAA
- the rpoA2 gene encoding DNA-directed RNA polymerase subunit A'', whose protein sequence is MISREELLSKLSQVLPQPLYKEVEEAVRDLDDEKALRLVYRVLKLYVTSLIDPGEAIGIVTAQSIGEPGTQMILRSFHYAGLREFSMARGLPRLIEVVDARRTPSTPLMYVYLKPPYNKSREAAESVAKKIQQVTLETLAKEVDVDYVAGTVTITLDQEQLKYRGLTLKDVEKIVAKAKGKDVAISMRGYTITASLTTPDILKIRKIKDKILQIKISGIKGVRKVVLQYDSKNDEWYIVTEGTNLEAVLQLEEVDPTRTYSNDLHEVEEVLGIEATRALVAQEIKRVLEEQGLDVDIRHMYLVADAMTWSGRLRPIGRHGVVGSKESPLARAAFEVTVKTLIEASVRGEDELFKGVVESIIAGKYVPIGTGIVRLLMQF, encoded by the coding sequence ATGATTTCTAGGGAGGAATTACTCTCAAAACTCTCGCAAGTGTTGCCGCAACCGTTGTACAAAGAGGTAGAAGAGGCAGTTAGAGATCTCGACGACGAGAAAGCACTACGTCTTGTATACCGGGTTTTAAAGCTATACGTCACCTCGCTTATAGATCCAGGCGAGGCTATAGGCATCGTTACGGCGCAGTCCATAGGCGAACCCGGCACTCAAATGATCCTCCGCTCTTTCCACTACGCTGGCCTGAGGGAGTTCTCCATGGCCAGAGGCCTTCCTAGGCTAATAGAGGTGGTAGACGCCAGGAGAACTCCGTCAACGCCTCTTATGTATGTTTATTTAAAACCGCCTTATAACAAGAGCAGAGAGGCCGCGGAATCTGTCGCGAAAAAGATTCAACAAGTCACGCTTGAAACGCTCGCCAAGGAAGTGGATGTGGATTACGTGGCTGGCACTGTGACGATAACACTAGATCAAGAGCAGTTGAAATACCGCGGGTTAACCCTAAAAGATGTGGAGAAAATAGTCGCAAAGGCAAAGGGCAAAGACGTGGCCATTTCCATGCGCGGATATACTATTACTGCCTCTCTCACGACTCCCGACATTCTTAAGATTAGGAAAATTAAAGATAAAATATTACAAATTAAAATCTCCGGCATTAAGGGGGTAAGGAAAGTGGTATTGCAGTACGATTCGAAAAACGACGAGTGGTATATAGTCACCGAGGGGACTAATCTAGAGGCCGTCCTCCAGCTTGAAGAAGTCGACCCGACGCGGACATATAGCAACGATTTACATGAAGTAGAAGAGGTGTTGGGAATCGAGGCGACGAGGGCCCTAGTGGCCCAGGAGATAAAACGTGTATTAGAAGAACAGGGCTTAGACGTCGACATTAGACATATGTATTTAGTTGCTGACGCCATGACTTGGTCGGGTAGGTTGAGGCCTATAGGCCGTCACGGAGTTGTTGGCAGTAAAGAGTCGCCGTTAGCCCGCGCTGCTTTTGAAGTAACTGTGAAGACTCTCATAGAGGCTTCTGTTAGAGGAGAGGATGAGCTATTCAAAGGCGTTGTTGAGAGCATAATTGCGGGCAAGTACGTTCCAATTGGCACAGGCATCGTGAGGCTTTTAATGCAGTTCTAA
- a CDS encoding DNA-directed RNA polymerase subunit H yields the protein MSRISLGVKEVTVIPREEAKELLKRMKLRPWQLPWIRASDPLAQKAGAKPGDVLKIVRESPTAGEAVVYRLVVPG from the coding sequence GTGTCGAGGATAAGCCTTGGAGTTAAAGAAGTTACGGTTATCCCACGGGAAGAGGCCAAAGAGCTTCTCAAAAGGATGAAGCTCAGGCCCTGGCAGTTGCCCTGGATAAGGGCCAGCGACCCGTTGGCGCAAAAGGCTGGGGCTAAGCCTGGGGATGTGCTCAAAATAGTTAGAGAGTCGCCGACAGCAGGCGAGGCTGTGGTCTACCGCTTAGTGGTGCCCGGGTAG
- a CDS encoding 50S ribosomal protein L18e encodes MPPNPTGPTNSQLRMLARFLRKAARANSASIWRVVAEFVEKPRRQRVIVNVGKLNRVAKEGDVVVVPGKLLAGGQLNKKIIVAAVKISPKAARKVIEAGGEVLTIPELVRKYPRGSGVRIVI; translated from the coding sequence ATGCCTCCTAATCCAACAGGCCCGACAAATAGTCAATTGAGGATGTTAGCCAGATTTTTGAGAAAGGCAGCTAGGGCCAACTCCGCCAGTATATGGCGGGTAGTAGCTGAGTTTGTTGAAAAGCCGAGGAGGCAGAGAGTTATTGTAAATGTGGGTAAGTTGAATAGAGTGGCTAAGGAGGGCGATGTAGTCGTCGTGCCCGGTAAACTCCTCGCCGGAGGTCAGTTAAATAAAAAAATTATTGTCGCCGCGGTGAAGATATCTCCAAAGGCTGCCCGGAAAGTAATAGAAGCCGGAGGCGAGGTGCTCACTATTCCAGAGTTAGTACGTAAATACCCAAGGGGGAGTGGAGTTAGAATAGTGATATGA
- a CDS encoding 50S ribosomal protein L13 — protein MNVVKRPLDISQLPDAGEVIVDAEGHVAGRLATYIAKALLERPNLRIVVVNAEKLVITGDEKMVIEWFKRKISEWRTHYNPEKAGPKVPRRPDRVFKRIVRGMLPKKSETGRSALKRLRVYMSIPIEIMQRKRLVLYEVPEAKLRLRPLLQYTTLEEVWRSIDPEAWEKWRRAVEVWGKKLKQVASG, from the coding sequence ATGAACGTTGTAAAGAGGCCTCTAGATATATCTCAACTGCCAGATGCAGGTGAGGTAATAGTTGATGCGGAGGGGCACGTCGCGGGGAGACTAGCTACTTATATCGCTAAGGCGTTACTTGAGAGGCCGAATTTAAGAATAGTTGTAGTAAACGCCGAAAAGCTCGTGATAACTGGAGATGAGAAAATGGTGATTGAGTGGTTTAAGAGAAAAATAAGCGAGTGGCGTACGCATTATAACCCAGAGAAGGCGGGCCCTAAGGTGCCGAGGAGGCCCGATAGAGTATTTAAGAGAATTGTACGAGGCATGTTGCCCAAGAAGAGCGAAACTGGCCGCTCTGCGTTGAAGAGACTGCGAGTATATATGTCAATTCCCATTGAAATAATGCAAAGAAAGCGGTTAGTGTTATATGAAGTGCCCGAGGCAAAGCTGAGGTTAAGGCCGTTGCTTCAGTACACAACTCTTGAGGAAGTTTGGCGCAGTATTGACCCTGAAGCCTGGGAGAAGTGGAGAAGAGCCGTGGAGGTGTGGGGCAAAAAATTAAAACAAGTTGCTAGCGGATAG
- a CDS encoding DNA-directed RNA polymerase subunit B translates to MVDLLPLPVVSSPSDGEFPTRDDRWALVERFIKDKGLANHQIKSFNDFLDKKLPKIVEDFKVVETEIKGLKLVLEKIEVGWPRIKESDGSESLIYPMEARLRNATYSAPLYLTATLYVDDEPYATETFYIGELPIMVKSKRCNLTRLRPSEYAKRFEDPQDFGGYFIINGSERVIISQEDLVADRPIYDKGDKPSVRFLAKTISTGIGYRSTLTVELNKDGVIYATLSAMPVKIPFPIYMKALGLETDEDVVKAVSDDPEIQKELLPSLIAANQIAITREDALDYIGGKVAVGQPRPVRIERALQLLDRYFLPHLGTTVPDEKKQQEIRLKKALMLGQIVKGLVELHLGRRKPDDKDHVGNKRVRLVGDLMTQLFRTVLKQFLQELKSQLEKYYARGRIPHIQTIVRPDIITERVRQALATGNWVGGKTGVSQILDRTNYLSTLSYLRRVVSSLSRTQPHFEARDLHPTQWGRLCAVETPEGQNVGLVKNLALLAEITTGVDEGEVEHMLYNMGVIPILKAREEGVSGAEVYLNGRLIGVHPNPEELAKTVRGLRRQGKISDEINIAVINGTVYVNCDGGRIRRPLLVVENGKLKLTREIVEKVKRGDLTWDDLVKMGVVEYLDADEEENAHIATDPRGNLTNYTHVEIIPSSILGAIASIIPYIEHNQSPRNQYEAAMAKQSLGLPQSNFLYKLDSRGHMLYYPERPIVTTRGLELIGYSKRPAGQNAVVALLTYTGYNIEDAVILNKASVERGMFRSVFYRTYETEEQKYPGGEEDRIEIPDSSVKGYRGPEAYSHLDEDGIAPPEVYVSSNEVLIGKTSPPRFYTTLEAERILKERRDASVAVRRGEKGIVDKVIITESPEGNKLVKVRLRELRVPELGDKFASRHGQKGVVGMLLRQEDMPFTEDGIVPDIIVNPHALPSRMTVAQLLESIAGKLGASTGQLIDATPFEGVKEEDLRKLLLKLGYKWDGKEVMYSGITGERLVADIFIGIVYYQKLHHMVADKIHARARGPVQILTRQPTEGRSREGGLRLGEMERDVLIAHGASALLHERLVESSDKYVMYVCELCGLPAYLDAKSNKPKCPIHGDTGQFAKVVVPYAFKLLLQELIALGIYPKLELSEVLE, encoded by the coding sequence ATGGTAGATCTACTTCCGTTGCCAGTGGTATCATCCCCGTCAGATGGGGAGTTTCCTACGCGGGATGATCGGTGGGCCTTAGTGGAGAGGTTTATTAAAGACAAGGGCCTTGCCAATCACCAGATTAAGTCTTTTAACGACTTTCTAGATAAGAAACTGCCGAAAATTGTGGAGGATTTTAAAGTAGTTGAGACTGAGATTAAGGGGCTTAAGCTAGTTCTGGAAAAGATTGAGGTGGGGTGGCCTAGGATAAAGGAAAGCGACGGCTCTGAGTCTTTAATTTACCCAATGGAGGCGAGACTTCGCAACGCCACTTATTCGGCGCCTCTCTACCTAACTGCGACTTTATACGTTGACGACGAGCCCTATGCCACGGAGACGTTTTACATCGGTGAGTTGCCCATAATGGTTAAGTCAAAGCGTTGTAATTTAACTAGGCTGAGACCCAGCGAGTATGCCAAGAGGTTTGAAGACCCGCAGGACTTCGGCGGCTATTTCATTATTAACGGGAGCGAAAGGGTTATAATTTCACAAGAGGATTTAGTCGCCGACCGGCCTATTTATGATAAGGGCGACAAGCCCTCAGTGAGGTTCTTGGCTAAGACTATCTCCACGGGCATAGGGTATAGAAGCACATTGACTGTAGAGCTGAATAAAGACGGCGTGATTTACGCCACTCTCTCGGCAATGCCTGTGAAAATACCCTTCCCCATCTATATGAAGGCCTTGGGCTTGGAGACTGATGAAGACGTGGTAAAGGCGGTGTCAGACGACCCGGAAATCCAGAAGGAGCTTCTCCCCTCCCTTATAGCGGCCAATCAAATAGCTATCACGAGGGAGGACGCGTTGGATTATATCGGCGGGAAAGTGGCCGTGGGACAGCCAAGGCCTGTGAGAATTGAGCGGGCTTTGCAGTTGCTCGATAGGTACTTCCTGCCGCATCTAGGCACTACAGTTCCTGACGAGAAGAAGCAACAAGAGATTAGGCTGAAAAAGGCGTTAATGTTAGGCCAGATTGTAAAGGGGCTTGTGGAGCTTCACCTCGGCAGGAGGAAGCCTGACGACAAAGACCACGTCGGCAATAAGAGAGTGAGGCTTGTGGGCGACTTAATGACTCAGCTGTTCCGCACCGTGTTGAAACAATTCCTCCAAGAGCTGAAGAGCCAGTTGGAGAAATATTACGCAAGGGGGAGGATACCGCATATACAGACTATTGTGAGGCCAGATATTATTACCGAGCGCGTGAGGCAAGCCCTGGCCACAGGTAACTGGGTCGGCGGCAAGACTGGGGTTTCGCAGATATTAGACCGCACTAACTACCTCTCCACCCTTAGCTATTTAAGGAGAGTGGTCTCCTCGCTCTCAAGAACCCAGCCCCATTTCGAGGCGCGCGACTTGCACCCAACTCAGTGGGGCAGGCTCTGCGCAGTCGAGACGCCTGAGGGCCAAAACGTGGGGCTTGTGAAAAACTTAGCGCTTTTGGCCGAAATTACCACGGGCGTTGACGAGGGAGAAGTTGAGCATATGCTTTACAACATGGGCGTAATCCCCATACTAAAGGCCAGGGAAGAGGGGGTCTCTGGCGCCGAGGTTTACTTAAACGGGAGGCTTATAGGCGTGCACCCCAACCCCGAAGAGCTGGCCAAAACAGTAAGAGGATTGAGGAGGCAGGGCAAAATAAGCGACGAGATCAACATCGCCGTTATAAACGGAACAGTTTACGTCAATTGCGACGGAGGTCGAATTAGAAGGCCCCTCCTTGTCGTTGAAAACGGCAAGTTGAAATTGACAAGAGAAATTGTAGAAAAGGTGAAGCGCGGTGATTTGACTTGGGACGATCTAGTTAAAATGGGGGTTGTGGAGTATTTAGACGCAGACGAGGAGGAAAACGCCCACATCGCCACAGATCCCCGGGGCAATCTCACTAACTACACACATGTAGAGATTATACCCTCTTCAATACTAGGCGCCATCGCCTCTATTATACCCTACATAGAGCACAACCAATCCCCGCGCAATCAATACGAGGCCGCTATGGCGAAGCAGTCCCTAGGCCTCCCCCAGTCTAACTTCTTGTATAAGTTAGACTCCAGGGGCCACATGTTATACTACCCAGAGAGGCCCATAGTTACTACGCGGGGGCTAGAGCTAATAGGTTATTCGAAAAGGCCGGCTGGCCAAAACGCAGTAGTTGCATTGCTGACGTACACAGGGTATAACATAGAGGACGCGGTGATATTAAACAAGGCGTCAGTGGAACGGGGCATGTTCCGCTCTGTATTTTATCGCACTTACGAGACAGAAGAACAGAAATATCCAGGCGGCGAAGAGGACAGAATAGAAATACCTGACAGCTCCGTTAAGGGGTATAGAGGCCCGGAGGCTTACAGCCACTTAGATGAAGACGGCATTGCGCCGCCAGAGGTGTACGTGAGTAGCAACGAGGTGCTTATAGGCAAGACGTCGCCGCCGAGGTTCTACACCACTCTTGAAGCAGAGCGTATTTTAAAAGAAAGGCGCGACGCCTCAGTCGCCGTTAGGCGCGGCGAAAAGGGCATAGTGGACAAGGTCATAATCACCGAGTCGCCTGAAGGCAATAAGTTAGTAAAAGTAAGGCTGAGAGAGCTCAGAGTGCCCGAGCTCGGCGATAAGTTCGCGTCTAGACACGGCCAGAAGGGAGTGGTGGGCATGTTGCTCAGGCAAGAGGATATGCCCTTCACCGAGGACGGAATAGTCCCCGACATTATAGTCAACCCACACGCGTTGCCTTCGCGCATGACTGTGGCCCAGCTATTAGAAAGCATTGCTGGCAAATTAGGCGCATCTACCGGGCAACTCATAGACGCCACGCCTTTCGAGGGAGTCAAAGAGGAGGATTTAAGAAAGCTTTTGTTAAAACTGGGGTACAAGTGGGACGGCAAAGAAGTAATGTACAGCGGGATAACAGGAGAGAGGTTAGTCGCAGACATCTTTATTGGCATAGTCTACTACCAGAAACTACACCACATGGTCGCCGACAAAATACACGCAAGAGCCAGAGGGCCTGTGCAGATATTGACAAGACAGCCCACCGAGGGCAGGTCGCGCGAAGGAGGCCTTAGATTAGGAGAAATGGAGCGCGACGTGCTTATCGCCCACGGGGCCTCGGCCCTGTTGCATGAAAGATTGGTGGAGTCAAGCGATAAGTATGTAATGTACGTCTGTGAGCTCTGCGGGCTCCCCGCCTATTTAGACGCCAAGTCTAATAAGCCGAAGTGTCCAATACACGGCGACACAGGCCAGTTCGCCAAAGTGGTGGTCCCCTACGCCTTCAAACTACTGCTACAAGAGCTGATAGCCCTCGGCATATATCCCAAGCTGGAGCTCTCAGAAGTATTAGAATAA